A genome region from Candidatus Methylomirabilota bacterium includes the following:
- the ahcY gene encoding adenosylhomocysteinase → MVEHDVQDLALAAAGRLRIEWAEQSMPVLRQVRERFAKDQPLKGTRLGACLHVTTETAVLMLTLKAGGAQVALCASNPLSTQDDAAAALVREYDIPVFARRGEDHATYYRHIEAVLATRPQVTMDDGADLISQLHGARKDLIGEVIGGTEETTTGVIRLRSMEREGVLAFPVIAVNDADTKHLFDNRYGTGQSTIDGILRATNMLLAGRTVVVAGYGMCGRGVAARAKGMGAHVVVTEVEPLRALEAAMDGFVVLPMRRAAELGDLFITVTGNTTVIGPDHFARMKDGALLANSGHFNVEIDLEALNGLARARRTVRPFVEEYSLDGGRRLYVLGEGRLINLAAAEGHPAAVMDMSFANQALAAEHIVKHGRALERRVWSVPREIDREIARLKLASLGVQIDELTPQQESYLASWRQGT, encoded by the coding sequence ATGGTTGAGCACGACGTGCAGGATCTCGCGCTGGCCGCCGCCGGCCGTCTCCGGATCGAGTGGGCCGAGCAATCGATGCCGGTGCTGCGGCAGGTGCGGGAACGCTTCGCCAAAGACCAGCCGCTGAAGGGCACCCGCCTGGGCGCCTGCCTGCATGTGACCACCGAGACCGCCGTCCTCATGTTGACGCTCAAAGCGGGCGGCGCGCAGGTGGCGCTCTGCGCCTCCAATCCGCTGTCGACGCAGGACGACGCCGCCGCCGCGCTCGTGCGGGAGTACGACATCCCCGTGTTCGCCCGCAGGGGTGAGGACCACGCCACCTACTACCGGCACATCGAGGCCGTGCTGGCGACCCGGCCCCAGGTCACCATGGACGACGGCGCCGATCTCATCTCCCAGCTGCACGGTGCCCGCAAGGATCTGATCGGGGAGGTCATCGGGGGCACCGAGGAGACGACCACCGGCGTCATCCGCCTGCGCTCCATGGAGCGGGAAGGCGTGCTGGCCTTCCCCGTCATCGCCGTGAACGACGCCGATACCAAGCACCTGTTCGACAACCGCTACGGCACCGGCCAGTCCACCATCGACGGGATCCTCCGGGCCACCAACATGCTGCTGGCCGGCCGGACGGTGGTGGTGGCCGGGTACGGGATGTGCGGTCGCGGCGTGGCGGCGCGGGCCAAGGGCATGGGCGCGCACGTCGTGGTGACCGAGGTGGAGCCGCTGCGTGCCCTGGAGGCGGCGATGGACGGCTTCGTCGTGCTGCCCATGCGCCGGGCCGCCGAGCTCGGAGATCTGTTCATCACCGTCACGGGCAACACGACCGTCATCGGGCCGGACCATTTCGCCCGGATGAAGGACGGCGCGCTGCTGGCGAACTCGGGACACTTCAACGTCGAGATCGATCTGGAGGCCCTGAACGGGCTGGCCCGGGCCCGGCGGACGGTCCGGCCATTCGTGGAGGAGTACAGCCTCGACGGCGGCCGCCGCCTCTACGTGCTGGGCGAGGGGCGGCTCATCAACCTGGCCGCGGCCGAGGGACATCCGGCGGCGGTCATGGACATGAGCTTCGCCAATCAGGCGCTGGCCGCCGAGCACATCGTCAAGCACGGGCGCGCACTGGAGCGCCGCGTGTGGAGTGTGCCACGTGAGATCGACCGGGAGATCGCCCGGCTGAAGCTGGCCTCCCTGGGGGTGCAGATCGACGAGCTCACGCCCCAGCAGGAATCCTATCTCGCGTCATGGCGTCAAGGAACCTGA